From Pseudanabaena sp. PCC 6802, one genomic window encodes:
- a CDS encoding tyrosine-type recombinase/integrase: MGKNNRNGQAEILRDTELDRIYRHLKSPAHKLFFQIARYTGERFGAICQLKVCDVYVCFSGTREPLKEITFRASTRKAAPDGTRETRQAFICDRLYESLRAYRGDLSGEWLFPSRIHEGLPITWSAADKWLRTAVEKAGMEHRGISGHSLRRSFITQLYRHGMDLHAIQQITGHKDLQVVQRYIGIDPLKLRDSLNKVFA; this comes from the coding sequence ATGGGCAAAAATAACAGGAACGGTCAAGCGGAAATTTTGCGCGATACGGAACTCGATCGCATCTACCGACATCTGAAGTCACCCGCTCACAAGCTCTTTTTCCAGATTGCCAGGTACACGGGCGAACGCTTTGGGGCGATCTGTCAGCTTAAGGTCTGCGATGTGTACGTTTGCTTTAGCGGTACCCGCGAACCGCTCAAGGAAATCACGTTCCGCGCCAGCACTCGCAAGGCAGCGCCAGACGGTACCCGCGAAACCAGGCAAGCTTTTATTTGCGATCGCCTGTACGAGTCGTTACGTGCCTACAGGGGCGACCTTAGCGGGGAATGGCTGTTTCCATCTCGGATTCACGAGGGTTTGCCGATCACCTGGAGCGCTGCCGATAAGTGGCTGAGAACGGCAGTCGAAAAAGCTGGGATGGAACATCGCGGCATCTCCGGCCACAGCTTGCGCCGCTCGTTTATCACGCAGTTGTATCGGCATGGCATGGATCTACATGCCATTCAGCAGATCACGGGACATAAAGACCTGCAAGTCGTGCAGCGCTACATCGGTATCGATCCACTCAAGCTGAGAGACAGTCTCAATAAGGTGTTTGCTTAG